A single window of Zea mays cultivar B73 chromosome 10, Zm-B73-REFERENCE-NAM-5.0, whole genome shotgun sequence DNA harbors:
- the LOC100285057 gene encoding uncharacterized protein isoform X1: MLENKLAMQTAEVEKLIMENQRLASSHVVLRQDIVDTEKEMQIIRTHLGEVQTETDLHIRDLLERIRLMEADIHSGDAVKKELHQVHMEAKRLITERQMLTLETEDVNKELQKLSASGDSKSLPELLAELDGLRKEHLNLRSQFEFEKNTNIKQVEQMRTMEMNLMTMTKQAEKLRGDVANAERRAQAAVAKATGHAAGAQVTASQPGTAQATAVPAAATDPYAGAYASYPPAYQQGAQAGAYQQGAQAGTYQQGAGTQAGGYQQGAQAGAYQQGAGAQAGAYQQGAQAGAYQQGAQAGAYQQGAQAGTYQQGNQAGAYPYAYDAATAYTYAGYSGYPVAGYAQSAVPNYSYAAPPQPISSGAATDAASLYGAVGSAGYPTAQVQPSSGPANAAPPPPPPPAAPYPSTYDQTRGAQR; this comes from the exons ATGCTGGAGAACAAGCTTGCCATGCAGACTGCAGAAGTGGAAAAGCTTATCATGGAGAATCAGCGGTTAGCATCAAGCCATGTGGTCTTGAGGCAGGACATTGTTGATACAGAGAAAGAGATGCAAATAATCCGCACCCACCTAGGTGAAGTTCAGACAGAGACTGATTTGCATATTAGAGATTTATTGGAGAGAATTAGATTAATGGAGGCAGACATACATAGTGGTGATGCGGTGAAGAAGGAGCTTCATCAAGTGCATATGGAGGCAAAGAGACTTATTACTGAAAGGCAGATGCTGACCCTTGAGACAGAGGATGTGAATAAAGAATTACAGAAACTCTCTGCCTCTGGTGACAGTAAAAGCCTTCCTGAATTGCTAGCTGAGCTAGATGGGCTAAGGAAAGAGCATCTTAATTTACG ATCTCAATTTGAATTTGAGAAAAATACAAACATCAAGCAAGTTGAGCAGATGCGGACAATGGAAATGAACTTGATGACCATGACTAAACAAGCTGAGAAGTTACGAGGTGATGTGGCAAATGCTGAAAGACGGGCACAGG CAGCTGTGGCTAAAGCAACAGGGCATGCAGCTGGTGCACAGGTGACAGCTTCACAGCCTGGGACAGCTCAAGCTACAGCGGTTCCAGCAGCAGCTACAGACCCATATGCAGGTGCATATGCCAGTTACCCCCCTGCATATCAGCAGGGAGCCCAGGCTGGGGCATATCAGCAGGGAGCCCAGGCTGGGACGTACCAGCAGGGAGCGGGAACCCAGGCTGGGGGGTACCAGCAAGGAGCCCAGGCTGGGGCGTACCAGCAGGGAGCGGGAGCCCAGGCTGGGGCGTACCAGCAGGGAGCCCAGGCTGGGGCGTACCAACAGGGAGCCCAAGCTGGGGCGTACCAACAGGGAGCCCAAGCTGGGACATATCAGCAAGGAAACCAGGCTGGAGCATATCCCTATGCTTATGATGCTGCCACGGCTTACACATATGCAGGTTATTCTGGCTATCCAGTTGCAGGCTATGCGCAAAGTGCAGTGCCCAATTATTCCTATGCTGCACCTCCACAGCCAATAAGCAGTGGTGCAGCTACAGACGCCGCAAGCCTGTATGGTGCCGTTGGTAGCGCCGGATATCCTACTGCGCAAGTTCAGCCGAGCAGTGGCCCTGCAAATGCAgcgccaccacctccaccaccaccggcAGCACCATATCCAAGCACATATGACCAAACCAGAGGAGCCCAGAGGTGA
- the LOC100285057 gene encoding uncharacterized protein LOC100285057: MAHRGHLDGLTAQAPALMRHGSFAAGSLSSHSPLESSSTLEMLENKLAMQTAEVEKLIMENQRLASSHVVLRQDIVDTEKEMQIIRTHLGEVQTETDLHIRDLLERIRLMEADIHSGDAVKKELHQVHMEAKRLITERQMLTLETEDVNKELQKLSASGDSKSLPELLAELDGLRKEHLNLRSQFEFEKNTNIKQVEQMRTMEMNLMTMTKQAEKLRGDVANAERRAQAAVAKATGHAAGAQVTASQPGTAQATAVPAAATDPYAGAYASYPPAYQQGAQAGAYQQGAQAGTYQQGAGTQAGGYQQGAQAGAYQQGAGAQAGAYQQGAQAGAYQQGAQAGAYQQGAQAGTYQQGNQAGAYPYAYDAATAYTYAGYSGYPVAGYAQSAVPNYSYAAPPQPISSGAATDAASLYGAVGSAGYPTAQVQPSSGPANAAPPPPPPPAAPYPSTYDQTRGAQR, from the exons ATGGCTCACCGTGGACACCTAGATGGACTGACTGCCCAAGCTCCAGCACTGATGCGCCATGGTTCCTTCGCTGCAGGCAGCCTTTCTAGCCACTCACCTTTGGAGTCTTCATCTACACTGGAGATGCTGGAGAACAAGCTTGCCATGCAGACTGCAGAAGTGGAAAAGCTTATCATGGAGAATCAGCGGTTAGCATCAAGCCATGTGGTCTTGAGGCAGGACATTGTTGATACAGAGAAAGAGATGCAAATAATCCGCACCCACCTAGGTGAAGTTCAGACAGAGACTGATTTGCATATTAGAGATTTATTGGAGAGAATTAGATTAATGGAGGCAGACATACATAGTGGTGATGCGGTGAAGAAGGAGCTTCATCAAGTGCATATGGAGGCAAAGAGACTTATTACTGAAAGGCAGATGCTGACCCTTGAGACAGAGGATGTGAATAAAGAATTACAGAAACTCTCTGCCTCTGGTGACAGTAAAAGCCTTCCTGAATTGCTAGCTGAGCTAGATGGGCTAAGGAAAGAGCATCTTAATTTACG ATCTCAATTTGAATTTGAGAAAAATACAAACATCAAGCAAGTTGAGCAGATGCGGACAATGGAAATGAACTTGATGACCATGACTAAACAAGCTGAGAAGTTACGAGGTGATGTGGCAAATGCTGAAAGACGGGCACAGG CAGCTGTGGCTAAAGCAACAGGGCATGCAGCTGGTGCACAGGTGACAGCTTCACAGCCTGGGACAGCTCAAGCTACAGCGGTTCCAGCAGCAGCTACAGACCCATATGCAGGTGCATATGCCAGTTACCCCCCTGCATATCAGCAGGGAGCCCAGGCTGGGGCATATCAGCAGGGAGCCCAGGCTGGGACGTACCAGCAGGGAGCGGGAACCCAGGCTGGGGGGTACCAGCAAGGAGCCCAGGCTGGGGCGTACCAGCAGGGAGCGGGAGCCCAGGCTGGGGCGTACCAGCAGGGAGCCCAGGCTGGGGCGTACCAACAGGGAGCCCAAGCTGGGGCGTACCAACAGGGAGCCCAAGCTGGGACATATCAGCAAGGAAACCAGGCTGGAGCATATCCCTATGCTTATGATGCTGCCACGGCTTACACATATGCAGGTTATTCTGGCTATCCAGTTGCAGGCTATGCGCAAAGTGCAGTGCCCAATTATTCCTATGCTGCACCTCCACAGCCAATAAGCAGTGGTGCAGCTACAGACGCCGCAAGCCTGTATGGTGCCGTTGGTAGCGCCGGATATCCTACTGCGCAAGTTCAGCCGAGCAGTGGCCCTGCAAATGCAgcgccaccacctccaccaccaccggcAGCACCATATCCAAGCACATATGACCAAACCAGAGGAGCCCAGAGGTGA